The following nucleotide sequence is from Oncorhynchus keta strain PuntledgeMale-10-30-2019 unplaced genomic scaffold, Oket_V2 Un_contig_1856_pilon_pilon, whole genome shotgun sequence.
CCGTCGACCGGGCCTCATCCCCGGATTTATCCTCGTCGTTCCGGGTGGATTGTGAGCTGGAGCACCGTTCGCTGTCTTGAAAGCTATCCTTAGGTGTGTTTGCGCACCGGTCACTTTGATCCGATAACTCGAGGTCACTCTGTCTGACACTTAAGAGCTCTGTGGGTGGTTTGGGTGGTGACTGTTGATACGGTGGCATCGGCAGGCCACCTGCTGTTGGCCAAAACATCGGGAAAGAGGGATAGATACTGTCCTTTGCTCCTGGCCAAAAGACACCCGAAACGTTGGTTTTATTTGTCTCTCCCACTCCGTCGTCCTTCTTTTGACACAGTCCAAACGCAGGGAATCCATACGGGTGGGGGAAGAGCGGTGGCTGGATCTTTTGAAGCATCCCAAAGCTCTTACTGGGCACAGGGATAACCGGGTAGTTCCGGACGCCATTTGACAGACTGATGTTAGGCCTACCTCGGTCTTCGTCACAGCGCAACGTTTTATGGGGTACCTCGGGGGAACTTCTTTGAGTTGGGTTACTGGTGGAATGTGACTTCaaaggagaggacatggatgACCCACTCATAGGTAGCGTCCTCTTACGACTTCCCCCGTTGAACATCGCTTTAACATCCTCCCACGCGTGGGCAACATCATCCGACGAGCTTTTGTCTGTTAGTTTGAGATGGCGCCTCCACGAATTGAAGTTTGCTGCGTCTGGCTGTGTATACTTGGACTCGGGAGTGCGATGGGAGTGGAATATGAATTTATTCGGGGAAAAATACATGTTACAATATGTGCATTTAATGCACTTGGCCCTCGAGCTGTTATACCTGGCAGGTATGAAGCTACCTCTGCTTCCCCACGCGCATTCATGAGAGACATCAAAAGCGAAATTTTCCGGTAGCTTTGGTGGGTTGTGAGCACCGAGGAATGATTTACATAGCCTCTCCGCCTCCCGCTTAGTGATCATACCGCAGCGCCTCGAGGAGATTGGCATGGCGCCAGCGCGCCTCAGTATCTCGAGCTGGACGGGCGTGCACTGGACGCAGGTGATTCCAAGAGCAACGCGTCGGTTATGGATTTCGTTGTAACTGTAGTTCTTTAGCAATGTGTTGGATATCTGCGCCAAGCAAAGTCTTTCCTGGCCATCTATGACCAAAGACACGATGTGCACTCCATACAACGCGGTCTCGCTGACTTGGTTAGGCTTCAGGGAGATGGGGCTGGAGAAGGGCTGAACGTCCTGCTTGGAGCTGGGGGAAGAGCTGGAGTCTCGTCCCGCTGGTTGTTGATTGGGTATCGACTCCATTCCTGGAAGtctgaaaataaaaatatatattttagggtAGCCTATTGCACTACCATATAGGCCTACAGCTGGCATAACACCTGTCAAAAAATGCACTAGCCCTAAATAGTTTGCAATTCATTCCAAatcaacaaataaataaataaagaccaTGAAATAGCTTTGTAATTAATCTTACCAATAGGCCTACGCACGCACATTTCGTGCAATATTAACAATAACATGGTCAAGGTCTTAAAAGTAACGCAGAAGATCAGTGTTATTATATACTAATAActatgcattattattattattattactacataCTTAGTGTTATTATAGAACAATCAAAAACATTTTCAACCCAGCATTATTCACAAAAGTCAAGGATTAGTTAGTTATTCGTTTTTGGTGACCCAGTTCtaaataaatagataaataatAGCCTAATAAATAAAATAGGTCTACATAATTTAATATAAACGTTCCATTTTATACGAGCATGTTTAGTATAGGTATATTAATATTAAGTGTCTAAACCATCCGAAAGCtatttttttttaacatgacCTATtagattgtatttttttgtagGACGATGCCAACTAAGGCTATCCATGATCAGTTAGTTGTTTATTGACGGGACCTTTTCCTATCGTCTTTAAATCGGCTCAGAGGCGAGGGTGATTACTTAAGAACTACATAAGATCCTTACACGCAAAAGAGCAGAAGGAAAATACACTCTGAGCTGCGCCAATGCGCTTACCAGAGAGGAAAAGAACAGCTAAGCTGCTTTCTTGGTAATTACACGGGTTAAATTGTACGTATTTGATCTGTTAATAAAAGACTAGCCATATATATAATTAAAACATCGCATGCGTGTCTCCCTAGATTAACGTTAGTACAACGCCTTATAGACCTACAATAAAATATTAAAATAGACTTTTACAAAAGGCAAATATTTCCCTCACATTTAGCATCTCACATCCGTCccatttttggggggttttgCGCAACGGTTGTAAATATATATTCTATAAGTCTTCCGAAAATAATATATTCAATTGGAAAATAAATTAAAGGTAACACTTACGAAAAACATGTAAAATATGAAACTGTTGTGACTGGTGATGAGACATTAACATTTCAATAGAAAATACACAAGACAACGAATTGAAAAGAGTAAGATCCTTACCTTTCTTTCTGGAAAAGAGCACAGTACTCCTAGGCTTAGGAAACAACTTTTCATCAAAAAGTTGAACAAAAATCACCGACACAAGCAGAGGTCTAGTCCGAGATTAAATATACTGTTGCTGGACCAAGCGTTCAGACTagccaaatctctctctctctctctgtagtgtttctgtctctggcTCAGTACAGTGAACGGACTTCCATCCTCTTCGACTCTCACCGGCTGAGTGGCGCACGAGAGAGTGACCGCATGGCAGTCCTCGAGCCTTCGCCACTCCTCAAGACAGCAGTCGACGTTCCTCACTGAAGAAGTGACCGCTAAACTAATGGATGGCAAGGCACACCCACTTAGCGTTCCTTCTCTTTAACTATATTATCTCCTGGACAATGAAGGAACAACAGCCACGAGGCTGTTACTTGATCCATGTAAACTTTACTCAGTGGATCTTTCATAGAAGTGGGGAAAAAAATATAAAGAGAAAGATAGCTGGATATATATTGCATTAACATGGTGTGCTAAGTAGTAAGATGCATTTGATAGATTGACCCTATGTTGACACAATTAATGACCAACGATATTTTAATAATAGACAAATAATTATAATTTGATGGGTGCATTTATTTGTCCCATTTCACACATGTGGgtacaagtgtgtattatacCCATATGCTAATTAGAAATGTttttatgatttatttattttttgcataTCACAACTCTTCATCGGAGAGTAACTGCCCCTACCAAATGCCAATGAAGGCCTATATACTATTTCCAGTATTAACAAACGAGCAAATTTAGGACAAAACTGAATATGAAATCGAAGGCAACAAAATGGCTGAATGTATCATTTATCAAGTTACACGACCATCTGTTTTGCTTCTCGTGGACACGCAAATCAATTCCAGCCCTTCTGGTAAAGACGCAATGAATTTTAAGGCTCGTGTGCTTTTGTTCGAATGTCAAACAATTGGACACGTTTTAAATCACATACTGTGCATTCTTAGATTCTGCATTGAAAATGGACCGAATCCTAGATGAGCGGATAACTTGCCCCGGGCGGGACTGTCATATGCTGCTGcacaccctcc
It contains:
- the LOC118379996 gene encoding SKI family transcriptional corepressor 1 homolog-B-like isoform X6; translation: MESIPNQQPAGRDSSSSPSSKQDVQPFSSPISLKPNQVSETALYGVHIVSLVIDGQERLCLAQISNTLLKNYSYNEIHNRRVALGITCVQCTPVQLEILRRAGAMPISSRRCGMITKREAERLCKSFLGAHNPPKLPENFAFDVSHECAWGSRGSFIPARYNSSRAKCIKCTYCNMYFSPNKFIFHSHRTPESKYTQPDAANFNSWRRHLKLTDKSSSDDVAHAWEDVKAMFNGGSRKRTLPMSGSSMSSPLKSHSTSNPTQRSSPEVPHKTLRCDEDRGRPNISLSNGVRNYPVIPVPSKSFGMLQKIQPPLFPHPYGFPAFGLCQKKDDGVGETNKTNVSGVFWPGAKDSIYPSFPMFWPTAGGLPMPPYQQSPPKPPTELLSVRQSDLELSDQSDRCANTPKDSFQDSERCSSSQSTRNDEDKSGDEARSTEGLPTTPRKINYISAFRPVVKDAESIAKLYGNRDTYSGVRSGYLSPDFVSESSSYRSMSPDVDSVDDPDVDVESNRAHEDEESVQLSVEDRQSPPPLNSAHSGPEDSRELGTSPGPQPEDPHSGSSDDERQGGQVSERHDTPVYEVYTHEKDGHMPLNGPSTFGSKHSSPLQSNGVHHVSDPHKQRSPTREDVPQRTYQDQAKESPPCDGALRQHDVSRIHEKDIENMAKEELQKQLVEQVELRKKLEREFQSLKGPNEEGTVLQRRDGPTASYCPRHFVQRVGSRKKGALCNTTEAKSS
- the LOC118379996 gene encoding SKI family transcriptional corepressor 1 homolog-B-like isoform X2; the encoded protein is MESIPNQQPAGRDSSSSPSSKQDVQPFSSPISLKPNQVSETALYGVHIVSLVIDGQERLCLAQISNTLLKNYSYNEIHNRRVALGITCVQCTPVQLEILRRAGAMPISSRRCGMITKREAERLCKSFLGAHNPPKLPENFAFDVSHECAWGSRGSFIPARYNSSRAKCIKCTYCNMYFSPNKFIFHSHRTPESKYTQPDAANFNSWRRHLKLTDKSSSDDVAHAWEDVKAMFNGGSRKRTLPMSGSSMSSPLKSHSTSNPTQRSSPEVPHKTLRCDEDRGRPNISLSNGVRNYPVIPVPSKSFGMLQKIQPPLFPHPYGFPAFGLCQKKDDGVGETNKTNVSGVFWPGAKDSIYPSFPMFWPTAGGLPMPPYQQSPPKPPTELLSVRQSDLELSDQSDRCANTPKDSFQDSERCSSSQSTRNDEDKSGDEARSTEGLPTTPRKINYISAFRPVVKDAESIAKLYGNRDTYSGVRSGYLSPDFVSESSSYRSMSPDVDSVDDPDVDVESNRAHEDEESVQLSVEDRQSPPPLNSAHSGPEDSRELGTSPGPQPEDPHSGSSDDERQGGQVSERHDTPVYEVYTHEKDGHMPLNGPSTFGSKHSSPLQSNGVHHVSDPHKQRSPTREDVPQRTYQDQAKESPPCDGALRQHDVSRIHEKDIENMAKEELQKQLVEQVELRKKLEREFQSLKDNFQDQMKRELSYREEMVQQLHIVRDTLCSELDQERKARYAIQQKLKAHDALHHFSCKMLTPRHCTGACTFKPPLLPP
- the LOC118379996 gene encoding SKI family transcriptional corepressor 1 homolog-B-like isoform X3, producing MESIPNQQPAGRDSSSSPSSKQDVQPFSSPISLKPNQVSETALYGVHIVSLVIDGQERLCLAQISNTLLKNYSYNEIHNRRVALGITCVQCTPVQLEILRRAGAMPISSRRCGMITKREAERLCKSFLGAHNPPKLPENFAFDVSHECAWGSRGSFIPARYNSSRAKCIKCTYCNMYFSPNKFIFHSHRTPESKYTQPDAANFNSWRRHLKLTDKSSSDDVAHAWEDVKAMFNGGSRKRTLPMSGSSMSSPLKSHSTSNPTQRSSPEVPHKTLRCDEDRGRPNISLSNGVRNYPVIPVPSKSFGMLQKIQPPLFPHPYGFPAFGLCQKKDDGVGETNKTNVSGVFWPGAKDSIYPSFPMFWPTAGGLPMPPYQQSPPKPPTELLSVRQSDLELSDQSDRCANTPKDSFQDSERCSSSQSTRNDEDKSGDEARSTEGLPTTPRKINYISAFRPVVKDAESIAKLYGNRDTYSGVRSGYLSPDFVSESSSYRSMSPDVDSVDDPDVDVESNRAHEDEESVQLSVEDRQSPPPLNSAHSGPEDSRELGTSPGPQPEDPHSGSSDDERQGGQVSERHDTPVYEVYTHEKDGHMPLNGPSTFGSKHSSPLQSNGVHHVSDPHKQRSPTREDVPQRTYQDQAKESPPCDGALRQHDVSRIHEKDIENMAKEELQKQLVEQVELRKKLEREFQSLKDNFQDQMKRELSYREEMVQQLHIVREAHDALHHFSCKMLTPRHCTGACTFKPPLLPP
- the LOC118379996 gene encoding SKI family transcriptional corepressor 1 homolog-B-like isoform X4, which translates into the protein MESIPNQQPAGRDSSSSPSSKQDVQPFSSPISLKPNQVSETALYGVHIVSLVIDGQERLCLAQISNTLLKNYSYNEIHNRRVALGITCVQCTPVQLEILRRAGAMPISSRRCGMITKREAERLCKSFLGAHNPPKLPENFAFDVSHECAWGSRGSFIPARYNSSRAKCIKCTYCNMYFSPNKFIFHSHRTPESKYTQPDAANFNSWRRHLKLTDKSSSDDVAHAWEDVKAMFNGGSRKRTLPMSGSSMSSPLKSHSTSNPTQRSSPEVPHKTLRCDEDRGRPNISLSNGVRNYPVIPVPSKSFGMLQKIQPPLFPHPYGFPAFGLCQKKDDGVGETNKTNVSGVFWPGAKDSIYPSFPMFWPTAGGLPMPPYQQSPPKPPTELLSVRQSDLELSDQSDRCANTPKDSFQDSERCSSSQSTRNDEDKSGDEARSTEGLPTTPRKINYISAFRPVVKDAESIAKLYGNRDTYSGVRSGYLSPDFVSESSSYRSMSPDVDSVDDPDVDVESNRAHEDEESVQLSVEDRQSPPPLNSAHSGPEDSRELGTSPGPQPEDPHSGSSDDERQGGQVSERHDTPVYEVYTHEKDGHMPLNGPSTFGSKHSSPLQSNGVHHVSDPHKQRSPTREDVPQRTYQDQAKESPPCDGALRQHDVSRIHEKDIENMAKEELQKQLVEQVELRKKLEREFQSLKDNFQDQMKRELSYREEMVQQLHIVRAHDALHHFSCKMLTPRHCTGACTFKPPLLPP
- the LOC118379996 gene encoding SKI family transcriptional corepressor 1 homolog-B-like isoform X1, whose translation is MESIPNQQPAGRDSSSSPSSKQDVQPFSSPISLKPNQVSETALYGVHIVSLVIDGQERLCLAQISNTLLKNYSYNEIHNRRVALGITCVQCTPVQLEILRRAGAMPISSRRCGMITKREAERLCKSFLGAHNPPKLPENFAFDVSHECAWGSRGSFIPARYNSSRAKCIKCTYCNMYFSPNKFIFHSHRTPESKYTQPDAANFNSWRRHLKLTDKSSSDDVAHAWEDVKAMFNGGSRKRTLPMSGSSMSSPLKSHSTSNPTQRSSPEVPHKTLRCDEDRGRPNISLSNGVRNYPVIPVPSKSFGMLQKIQPPLFPHPYGFPAFGLCQKKDDGVGETNKTNVSGVFWPGAKDSIYPSFPMFWPTAGGLPMPPYQQSPPKPPTELLSVRQSDLELSDQSDRCANTPKDSFQDSERCSSSQSTRNDEDKSGDEARSTEGLPTTPRKINYISAFRPVVKDAESIAKLYGNRDTYSGVRSGYLSPDFVSESSSYRSMSPDVDSVDDPDVDVESNRAHEDEESVQLSVEDRQSPPPLNSAHSGPEDSRELGTSPGPQPEDPHSGSSDDERQGGQVSERHDTPVYEVYTHEKDGHMPLNGPSTFGSKHSSPLQSNGVHHVSDPHKQRSPTREDVPQRTYQDQAKESPPCDGALRQHDVSRIHEKDIENMAKEELQKQLVEQVELRKKLEREFQSLKDNFQDQMKRELSYREEMVQQLHIVRDTLCSELDQERKARYAIQQKLKEAHDALHHFSCKMLTPRHCTGACTFKPPLLPP
- the LOC118379996 gene encoding SKI family transcriptional corepressor 1 homolog-B-like isoform X8, translating into MESIPNQQPAGRDSSSSPSSKQDVQPFSSPISLKPNQVSETALYGVHIVSLVIDGQERLCLAQISNTLLKNYSYNEIHNRRVALGITCVQCTPVQLEILRRAGAMPISSRRCGMITKREAERLCKSFLGAHNPPKLPENFAFDVSHECAWGSRGSFIPARYNSSRAKCIKCTYCNMYFSPNKFIFHSHRTPESKYTQPDAANFNSWRRHLKLTDKSSSDDVAHAWEDVKAMFNGGSRKRTLPMSGSSMSSPLKSHSTSNPTQRSSPEVPHKTLRCDEDRGRPNISLSNGVRNYPVIPVPSKSFGMLQKIQPPLFPHPYGFPAFGLCQKKDDGVGETNKTNVSGVFWPGAKDSIYPSFPMFWPTAGGLPMPPYQQSPPKPPTELLSVRQSDLELSDQSDRCANTPKDSFQDSERCSSSQSTRNDEDKSGDEARSTEGLPTTPRKINYISAFRPVVKDAESIAKLYGNRDTYSGVRSGYLSPDFVSESSSYRSMSPDVDSVDDPDVDVESNRAHEDEESVQLSVEDRQSPPPLNSAHSGPEDSRELGTSPGPQPEDPHSGSSDDERQGGQVSERHDTPVYEVYTHEKDGHMPLNGPSTFGSKHSSPLQSNGVHHVSDPHKQRSPTREDVPQRTYQDQAKESPPCDGALRQHDVSRIHEKDIENMAKEELQKQLVEQVELRKKLEREFQSLKGPNEEGTVLQRRDGPTASYCPSS
- the LOC118379996 gene encoding SKI family transcriptional corepressor 1 homolog-B-like isoform X7, with the protein product MESIPNQQPAGRDSSSSPSSKQDVQPFSSPISLKPNQVSETALYGVHIVSLVIDGQERLCLAQISNTLLKNYSYNEIHNRRVALGITCVQCTPVQLEILRRAGAMPISSRRCGMITKREAERLCKSFLGAHNPPKLPENFAFDVSHECAWGSRGSFIPARYNSSRAKCIKCTYCNMYFSPNKFIFHSHRTPESKYTQPDAANFNSWRRHLKLTDKSSSDDVAHAWEDVKAMFNGGSRKRTLPMSGSSMSSPLKSHSTSNPTQRSSPEVPHKTLRCDEDRGRPNISLSNGVRNYPVIPVPSKSFGMLQKIQPPLFPHPYGFPAFGLCQKKDDGVGETNKTNVSGVFWPGAKDSIYPSFPMFWPTAGGLPMPPYQQSPPKPPTELLSVRQSDLELSDQSDRCANTPKDSFQDSERCSSSQSTRNDEDKSGDEARSTEGLPTTPRKINYISAFRPVVKDAESIAKLYGNRDTYSGVRSGYLSPDFVSESSSYRSMSPDVDSVDDPDVDVESNRAHEDEESVQLSVEDRQSPPPLNSAHSGPEDSRELGTSPGPQPEDPHSGSSDDERQGGQVSERHDTPVYEVYTHEKDGHMPLNGPSTFGSKHSSPLQSNGVHHVSDPHKQRSPTREDVPQRTYQDQAKESPPCDGALRQHDVSRIHEKDIENMAKEELQKQLVEQVELRKKLEREFQSLKGPNEEGTVLQRRDGPTASYCPRSS
- the LOC118379996 gene encoding SKI family transcriptional corepressor 1 homolog-B-like isoform X5, whose amino-acid sequence is MESIPNQQPAGRDSSSSPSSKQDVQPFSSPISLKPNQVSETALYGVHIVSLVIDGQERLCLAQISNTLLKNYSYNEIHNRRVALGITCVQCTPVQLEILRRAGAMPISSRRCGMITKREAERLCKSFLGAHNPPKLPENFAFDVSHECAWGSRGSFIPARYNSSRAKCIKCTYCNMYFSPNKFIFHSHRTPESKYTQPDAANFNSWRRHLKLTDKSSSDDVAHAWEDVKAMFNGGSRKRTLPMSGSSMSSPLKSHSTSNPTQRSSPEVPHKTLRCDEDRGRPNISLSNGVRNYPVIPVPSKSFGMLQKIQPPLFPHPYGFPAFGLCQKKDDGVGETNKTNVSGVFWPGAKDSIYPSFPMFWPTAGGLPMPPYQQSPPKPPTELLSVRQSDLELSDQSDRCANTPKDSFQDSERCSSSQSTRNDEDKSGDEARSTEGLPTTPRKINYISAFRPVVKDAESIAKLYGNRDTYSGVRSGYLSPDFVSESSSYRSMSPDVDSVDDPDVDVESNRAHEDEESVQLSVEDRQSPPPLNSAHSGPEDSRELGTSPGPQPEDPHSGSSDDERQGGQVSERHDTPVYEVYTHEKDGHMPLNGPSTFGSKHSSPLQSNGVHHVSDPHKQRSPTREDVPQRTYQDQAKESPPCDGALRQHDVSRIHEKDIENMAKEELQKQLVEQVELRKKLEREFQSLKGPNEEGTVLQRRDGPTASYCPRHFVQRVGSRKKGALCNTTEAKRSS